In one Juglans regia cultivar Chandler chromosome 11, Walnut 2.0, whole genome shotgun sequence genomic region, the following are encoded:
- the LOC109009619 gene encoding syntaxin-32-like, translating to MHAKSAQSFRDRTQEFQSIADQLKKSFSSGSVPNGPSSSSKSEEQRSAVAIQSEFNKRASKIGYGIHQTSQKLAKLAKLAKRTSVFDDPTKEIQELTALIKQDITALNSAVVDLQLLCNSRNESGNVSSDTNSHSTTVVDDLKNQLMSTTKEFKEVLTMRTENLKVHENRRQLFSSTASKDSTNPFVRQRPLAARSAASTSNAPPPPWANGSPSSSQSFPRKQMDGESQPLVQHQQQQQQLVPLQDTYMQSRAEALQNVESTIHELSSIFNQLATLVSQQGEIAIRIDENMDDTLANVEGAQGALLKYLNSISSNRWLMIKIFFVLIFFLMVFLFFVA from the exons ATGCATGCCAAATCGGCACAATCGTTTCGTGATCGGACACAGGAGTTCCAGAGCATAGCTGATCAGCTTAAGAAGTCATTTTCATCAGGGTCTGTGCCAAATGGACCAAGCAGTAGCTCAAAATCAGAGGAACAACGATCTGCAGTTGCAATTCAGTCCGAGTTTAACAAGAGGGCCTCTAAGATCGGGTATGGGATACACCAGACATCGCAGAAACTGGCAAAGCTGGCAAAGT TGGCAAAGAGGACTTCAGTTTTTGATGACCCCACCAAAGAAATCCAGGAACTGACAGCTCTTATCAAGCAAGATATTACTGCACTAAACTCTGCAGTTGTAGACCTTCAGCTTCTCTGCAACTCTAGAAACGAGAGTGGGAATGTCTCTAGTGACACCAATAGTCACTCAACTACAGTTGTAGATGACCTGAAGAATCAGTTGATGAGCACCACAAAAGAGTTCAAAGAAGTTCTGACCATGAGAACAGAG AACTTGAAGGTTCACGAGAACAGAAGACAGTTGTTTTCTTCTACTGCGTCGAAGGACTCTACAAATCCTTTTGTGCGTCAGCGTCCGCTGGCTGCCAGGTCTGCTGCTAGTACCTCAAACGCCCCTCCTCCTCCATGGGCTAATGGGTCACCATCTTCATCCCAATCGTTTCCTAG AAAGCAGATGGATGGGGAGAGTCAGCCATTGGTACAGCATCAGCAGCAACAACAGCAGCTGGTTCCATTGCAAGACACTTACATGCAGAGCAGAGCTGAGGCACTTCAGAATGTAGAATCCACTATTCACGAGCTCAGCAGCATTTTCAACCAGCTGGCAACACTGGTCTCTCAGCAAGGAGAGATTGCGATCAG GATTGATGAGAACATGGATGACACGTTGGCAAATGTGGAGGGAGCACAAGGAGCGCTGCTCAAGTATCTGAACAGCATATCATCTAATAGGTGGCTGATGATCAAGATATTCTTTGTATTGATCTTTTTCCTAATGGTTTTCCTATTTTTTGTGGCCTAG